In Apilactobacillus bombintestini, one genomic interval encodes:
- the mutM gene encoding bifunctional DNA-formamidopyrimidine glycosylase/DNA-(apurinic or apyrimidinic site) lyase gives MPELPEVETVRRGLTQLVQGTSIKSIDVLYPKMINVDTKSFQDALTNQTIDRIDRRGKYLLFRFNNDMTLVSHLRMEGKYDVEPDGTEPSKHTHVIFHLDDNRELRYKDSRKFGRMYLIKNGEEKTLSGLGTIGPEPTEDDLTFNYMKQVMNKSRGKIKPFLLNQSHIAGLGNIYCDEVLWMSKIHPETITNTISDDKIETLRQNIIKEIKMAIKGHGTTVHSYSNAYGEAGQFQNHLHVYGKQGEPCERCGTLFKKIKVAQRGTTYCPNCQKKVAD, from the coding sequence ATGCCAGAATTACCTGAAGTAGAAACTGTTAGAAGAGGGTTAACACAACTTGTGCAAGGAACAAGTATTAAAAGTATTGATGTGTTATATCCCAAAATGATTAATGTAGACACTAAGTCTTTTCAAGATGCCCTAACTAATCAGACTATTGATCGTATTGATCGTCGTGGAAAATATCTTTTATTTAGATTTAATAATGATATGACGTTAGTCTCACATTTACGAATGGAAGGTAAATATGATGTAGAACCTGATGGTACGGAACCATCAAAACATACACATGTAATTTTTCACTTGGATGATAATCGAGAATTACGTTACAAAGATAGTCGAAAATTTGGTCGTATGTATTTGATTAAGAATGGTGAAGAAAAGACATTGTCTGGTTTAGGAACTATTGGGCCTGAACCTACCGAAGATGATTTAACTTTTAACTACATGAAACAGGTTATGAATAAATCTCGTGGTAAAATTAAACCTTTCTTATTAAATCAAAGCCATATTGCTGGTTTAGGTAATATCTATTGTGATGAAGTCTTATGGATGAGTAAGATTCATCCTGAAACCATTACTAATACTATTAGTGATGATAAAATAGAAACATTAAGACAAAATATTATTAAAGAAATAAAAATGGCAATTAAAGGACATGGAACTACCGTTCATTCATATTCCAATGCATACGGAGAAGCTGGTCAATTCCAAAACCATCTTCATGTATATGGGAAACAAGGTGAACCATGTGAACGTTGCGGTACTTTGTTTAAAAAGATAAAGGTTGCTCAACGTGGTACTACTTATTGTCCTAATTGCCAAAAGAAAGTGGCTGACTAA
- the nrdR gene encoding transcriptional regulator NrdR, giving the protein MQCPHCHNNSSRVIDSRPAENGQVIRRRRECENCNYRYTTFERIEQTPLLVIKNNGNREEFNHEKILRGIIRSAEKRPIPMDKMTAIADKVENKVRSLGENEVSSQLIGEYVMKELVNVDDIAYIRFASVYRQFKDMTVFYNELKEVLDKDQKKDK; this is encoded by the coding sequence ATGCAATGTCCTCATTGCCATAACAATTCTTCCAGAGTTATCGACAGTAGACCTGCTGAAAATGGGCAAGTAATTCGTCGTAGACGTGAATGTGAGAATTGTAATTACAGATACACAACGTTTGAAAGAATTGAACAAACACCATTATTAGTTATCAAAAATAATGGAAATCGTGAAGAATTTAACCATGAAAAAATTCTACGAGGAATTATCCGCTCAGCTGAAAAGCGTCCAATTCCTATGGATAAAATGACTGCTATAGCTGATAAAGTAGAAAATAAAGTACGTTCACTAGGTGAAAATGAAGTATCCAGTCAATTGATTGGAGAATACGTTATGAAAGAACTAGTAAACGTTGACGATATTGCATATATAAGATTTGCCAGTGTTTATCGTCAATTTAAAGATATGACTGTTTTTTATAATGAATTAAAAGAAGTTTTAGATAAAGATCAAAAAAAGGATAAGTAA
- the thrS gene encoding threonine--tRNA ligase, which yields MAKISFEFPDGNVKEFDQGVTTEDIAKTISISLAKKAVAGKIDGNMVDVDLPLEKGGKIEIVTKDSDDGLKVLRQTAAQLLKAALADQFNNIQFGESTSNEDGFFVDTDKRDTQVSADELPQVEERINKMIKNNVKIERKVLSVEDGLKQVDGDPYQAKLVNKEAKDGKVVFYQIGDYLGLGEGVVLPSAKAVKEYKLLSVAGAYWEGKSSNPMLQRIYATAFYKKSDLEDDLAKRQEAKERDHRVIGNKLDLFFVDPKVGAGLAYWMPNGATIRRVVERYIIDKELANGYEHVITPVLMNLNAYKTSGHWQHYREDMFPPMDMGDGEELELRPMNCPSHIQIYNHHIRSYRELPLRIAELGMMHRYEKSGALSGLQRVREMTLNDGHTFLAVDQIKDEFKKILNLMVEVYKDFDIKNYHFRLSYRDPKNTEKYFDDDEMWNKSQSMLKGAMDDLGLDYVEAEGEAAFYGPKLDVQTYTAMGNEETLSTIQLDFMLPERFDLHYVGEDGKEHRPVMMHRGLVSTMERFIAYLIEVYKGAFPTWLAPKQVKIIPVSMEKYGDYAKEVNDKLAKLGIRTSVDDRNEKMGYLIRDAQTNKIPYTLVVGEKEKDANEVSVRKYGEKDSESLSVDDFIKEIQEDIRNYSREK from the coding sequence ATGGCAAAAATTTCATTTGAATTCCCTGACGGCAATGTAAAAGAATTCGATCAGGGTGTAACTACTGAAGATATTGCTAAAACTATTTCAATTAGTTTAGCAAAAAAAGCAGTTGCCGGAAAAATTGACGGAAACATGGTAGATGTTGACTTACCACTAGAAAAAGGTGGCAAGATTGAAATCGTAACTAAAGATAGTGACGATGGATTAAAGGTTTTACGTCAAACTGCAGCTCAATTATTAAAAGCAGCTTTAGCTGATCAATTTAATAACATTCAATTTGGAGAAAGCACTTCTAATGAAGATGGCTTCTTTGTTGATACTGATAAGAGAGACACACAAGTTAGTGCTGACGAATTACCTCAAGTTGAAGAACGTATTAATAAAATGATTAAGAACAACGTCAAAATTGAAAGAAAAGTTCTATCTGTAGAAGATGGACTAAAACAAGTTGACGGTGATCCTTACCAAGCTAAATTAGTAAATAAGGAAGCTAAAGACGGTAAAGTTGTATTTTACCAAATTGGCGATTACTTAGGTTTAGGTGAAGGTGTAGTTCTACCTTCAGCTAAGGCAGTAAAAGAATACAAACTACTTTCAGTAGCTGGTGCATACTGGGAAGGTAAATCATCTAACCCAATGCTACAAAGAATTTATGCTACTGCATTCTACAAGAAATCTGATTTAGAAGACGATTTAGCTAAGAGACAAGAAGCTAAAGAACGTGACCACAGAGTTATTGGTAACAAATTAGACCTATTCTTTGTTGATCCAAAAGTTGGTGCTGGTTTAGCATACTGGATGCCTAATGGTGCAACTATTCGTCGTGTTGTTGAAAGATACATTATCGATAAGGAACTTGCTAATGGTTACGAACATGTTATTACACCGGTTCTAATGAACTTAAATGCATACAAGACTTCTGGTCACTGGCAACATTATCGTGAAGATATGTTCCCACCAATGGACATGGGTGATGGTGAAGAACTTGAATTACGTCCAATGAACTGTCCAAGTCATATTCAAATTTACAACCACCACATTCGTTCATACCGTGAATTACCATTAAGAATTGCTGAATTAGGTATGATGCATAGATACGAAAAATCTGGAGCTCTTTCAGGTTTACAACGTGTTCGTGAAATGACTTTAAATGATGGTCACACTTTCTTAGCTGTTGATCAAATTAAAGATGAATTTAAGAAAATTCTTAACTTAATGGTAGAAGTATACAAAGACTTTGACATTAAGAACTACCACTTCAGATTAAGTTACCGTGATCCAAAGAATACTGAAAAGTACTTTGATGACGATGAAATGTGGAACAAGTCACAATCAATGTTGAAGGGTGCTATGGATGACCTTGGCCTTGATTATGTTGAAGCAGAAGGTGAAGCTGCATTCTACGGTCCAAAACTAGATGTTCAAACTTACACTGCTATGGGTAATGAAGAAACTCTATCAACTATTCAATTAGACTTCATGCTTCCTGAAAGATTTGACTTACATTATGTTGGTGAAGATGGAAAAGAACATCGTCCAGTTATGATGCACCGTGGTTTAGTTTCAACTATGGAAAGATTCATTGCTTACCTAATCGAAGTATACAAGGGTGCATTCCCAACATGGTTAGCTCCTAAGCAAGTTAAGATTATTCCAGTAAGTATGGAAAAATACGGTGACTATGCTAAGGAAGTTAATGACAAATTAGCTAAACTAGGAATCCGTACTAGTGTTGATGACAGAAACGAAAAGATGGGTTACCTAATTCGTGATGCACAAACTAACAAGATTCCATATACTTTAGTTGTTGGTGAAAAAGAAAAGGATGCCAACGAAGTTTCTGTACGTAAGTATGGTGAAAAAGATAGTGAATCATTGAGTGTTGATGACTTTATCAAGGAAATTCAAGAAGATATTAGAAATTATTCAAGAGAAAAGTAA
- the dnaI gene encoding primosomal protein DnaI — translation MENLSEQLAQTMSKSKYGDRYKKLVSEVLNDEEVKSFIQANSDKLEPDAVQHSIAKLYEFVQERNKVKKGEDSTVKGYVPTLTISKKLIDISYVPTEEKLRKMRENKIFKRIHAVAMPKNIKNVSLDDFDLSENEYRINAMEKVTDFISAYTSSPDKPHPGMYLYGEFGVGKTYLMAAMANELAKSGFNVTLVHFPSFAVEMKNSITNNQVSDKLDAIKKSQILILDDIGADSMSSWIRDDILGVILEYRMQNSLTTFFTSNFSMDQFEKEHLSVNTRGDEEPLKAKRIMQRVRFLSREVAMFGKNRRPQ, via the coding sequence ATGGAAAATTTAAGCGAACAATTAGCCCAAACCATGAGTAAAAGTAAGTATGGCGACAGATATAAGAAATTAGTAAGTGAAGTACTAAATGACGAAGAAGTTAAGTCTTTTATACAGGCTAACAGTGATAAATTAGAGCCTGATGCCGTACAACATTCAATCGCTAAGCTATATGAATTCGTGCAAGAAAGAAATAAAGTTAAAAAAGGTGAAGACTCTACTGTAAAGGGATATGTGCCTACTTTAACTATCAGTAAGAAATTAATTGATATATCTTATGTACCTACTGAAGAAAAATTACGTAAAATGCGTGAAAATAAAATCTTTAAACGAATTCATGCAGTAGCAATGCCTAAAAACATAAAGAATGTGTCACTAGATGATTTTGATTTAAGTGAAAATGAATATAGAATTAATGCTATGGAAAAAGTTACTGACTTTATTAGTGCATATACATCTTCACCTGATAAACCACATCCAGGGATGTATCTTTATGGTGAATTTGGAGTCGGAAAAACTTATTTAATGGCTGCTATGGCTAACGAATTAGCCAAAAGTGGTTTTAACGTTACTTTAGTGCATTTTCCAAGCTTTGCTGTAGAAATGAAAAATTCTATTACTAATAATCAAGTATCTGATAAATTAGACGCTATAAAGAAATCACAAATTTTAATTTTGGATGATATAGGTGCTGATTCCATGTCTTCATGGATTAGGGATGATATTTTAGGAGTTATCCTAGAATATAGAATGCAAAATTCGTTGACTACATTCTTTACTTCTAACTTTTCTATGGATCAATTTGAAAAAGAACATTTAAGTGTTAATACTAGGGGCGATGAAGAGCCACTTAAGGCTAAAAGAATTATGCAACGAGTACGATTCTTGTCGAGAGAGGTAGCGATGTTTGGAAAAAATCGTCGTCCACAATAA
- the rpmI gene encoding 50S ribosomal protein L35, which yields MPKTKSNRAIAKRFKKTAKGGLKSANAYTSHRFHGKTKKQRRNLRGTSMVNDTIAKNYGKMF from the coding sequence ATGCCAAAGACTAAGTCAAATCGTGCAATTGCTAAGCGTTTCAAGAAAACTGCTAAAGGTGGTTTAAAGAGTGCCAACGCTTACACAAGTCACCGTTTCCATGGTAAGACTAAGAAACAACGTCGTAACCTACGTGGTACAAGCATGGTAAACGATACTATTGCTAAGAATTACGGAAAAATGTTTTAA
- the infC gene encoding translation initiation factor IF-3 has product MMVNDGIRAREVRLIDADGNQLGVKSKNEALKIADDAGLDLVVVAPKAKPMVAKVLDYGKYRFEQQKKARLARKKQKVVSVKEIRLSPTIDTNDFNTKLKRAKKFIEKGEKVRVSIRFKGRAITHKEIGRDVLNKMADSTSDVASVTQRAKMDGRSMFLMLAPKSSDKK; this is encoded by the coding sequence ATGATGGTTAATGATGGAATTCGAGCTCGTGAAGTTCGTTTAATTGATGCAGATGGTAATCAATTAGGTGTTAAGTCAAAGAACGAAGCACTTAAGATTGCTGATGATGCTGGTTTGGATTTAGTAGTTGTTGCTCCTAAAGCTAAGCCAATGGTTGCTAAGGTTTTAGATTACGGTAAATACCGTTTTGAACAACAAAAGAAAGCTCGCCTTGCTCGTAAGAAGCAAAAGGTAGTAAGTGTTAAGGAAATTAGACTAAGTCCAACAATTGACACTAATGACTTTAATACTAAATTGAAGAGAGCTAAGAAGTTCATCGAAAAAGGTGAAAAAGTTCGTGTATCAATTCGCTTTAAGGGACGTGCCATCACACATAAGGAAATTGGCCGTGATGTTTTAAACAAAATGGCAGATTCTACATCAGATGTTGCTAGCGTTACTCAACGAGCAAAGATGGATGGAAGAAGTATGTTCTTAATGCTCGCACCTAAGTCAAGCGATAAAAAATAG
- the rplT gene encoding 50S ribosomal protein L20: MPRVKGGTVTHARRKRVLKEAKGYREGKHSLFKTAKDQVMKSREYAFRDRRANKGNFRKLWISRINAAARMNGLSYSKLMHGLKLSNIEMNRKMLADLAVNDEKAFASLAETAKKAIK, encoded by the coding sequence ATGCCAAGAGTTAAGGGTGGAACAGTTACTCACGCACGTCGTAAGCGTGTTTTAAAAGAAGCTAAAGGTTACCGTGAAGGTAAACACAGTCTATTCAAGACTGCTAAAGATCAAGTTATGAAGTCACGTGAATATGCATTCCGTGATCGTCGTGCTAACAAAGGAAACTTCAGAAAGTTATGGATTTCACGTATTAACGCTGCAGCTCGTATGAACGGTTTAAGCTACAGCAAGTTAATGCACGGTTTGAAATTATCAAACATTGAAATGAACCGTAAAATGTTAGCTGACTTAGCTGTAAATGATGAAAAAGCATTTGCTTCATTAGCTGAAACAGCAAAGAAAGCTATTAAATAA
- a CDS encoding YqeG family HAD IIIA-type phosphatase: MIAKFKPTWMISEIYNISPTKLDDMGIKAVFSDLDNTLIPWNNPDGTPQLRNWIKDLEKNNIKLVVISNNKHSRVKRALKSLKLDFISRSCKPMSRGIKAALKKYNLDRNQVIMVGDQLITDVWASNNAKVRSVLVKPLIESDAWNTKPNRMMETVLWKLLKRKYNDLNWQEDIDDRD, encoded by the coding sequence ATGATAGCTAAATTTAAACCAACATGGATGATATCAGAAATATATAATATATCACCTACAAAGTTAGATGATATGGGAATAAAAGCAGTGTTTAGTGATCTAGATAATACTTTGATTCCTTGGAATAATCCTGATGGGACTCCTCAGCTAAGAAATTGGATTAAGGACCTTGAAAAAAATAATATTAAATTAGTCGTTATATCCAATAATAAACATAGTAGAGTAAAAAGAGCTTTAAAGAGCCTTAAGTTAGATTTTATTTCCAGATCATGCAAGCCCATGTCTCGTGGAATAAAAGCAGCTTTAAAGAAATATAATTTAGATAGAAATCAAGTCATTATGGTGGGTGATCAATTAATAACTGATGTATGGGCATCTAATAATGCTAAAGTTAGAAGTGTATTGGTTAAACCACTTATTGAAAGTGATGCATGGAATACTAAACCAAATCGTATGATGGAAACAGTATTGTGGAAGTTACTTAAGAGAAAATATAATGATTTAAATTGGCAGGAGGATATTGATGACAGAGACTAA
- a CDS encoding replication initiation and membrane attachment family protein, translating into MSEQWRNVDPQSEFVLVANDDISDLQRTSLDVLYQPIIGVLAYALVNNFWRMAQERDPHKVHSHFELLSYLNVDVKSFYEARIKLEAAGLLKTLVKNSGEDRVYAYQLINPLDTHSFFADDLLSVSLLQIIGEDRYLDIFQEFAKEPFDVSDYKNISKNFLEVFNIKQSEIAKTPTVVNKVKDNVNRVKSFETGTKDTVNDDFDFNLLLDMLSQSFVNVADVKKSVDLINAEHELYGIDEIQMSKLIEKATNVTNNVFDPRKFKVIVSRQFKENHASLQETADARGNESQTSASESSLSNVEKQLVKSTQEYSPVEFLNYLKKAKGGYVRSAEERILAEVVERGILNAEVINMITYHLLVDQDKSGLNKSLFDAIADNWSQQHISNSSEAIEYIKKRKSDKIKPKRNYSRRYNGQANVKETLPDWAKDGYDNSKNEKQVDETKKKELQERIKKLKNRRKEG; encoded by the coding sequence ATGAGTGAACAATGGCGTAACGTTGATCCGCAATCTGAATTTGTATTAGTTGCAAATGATGATATATCAGATTTGCAAAGAACATCCCTTGATGTTTTATATCAACCTATCATTGGGGTTTTAGCCTATGCATTAGTAAATAATTTCTGGCGTATGGCTCAAGAAAGAGACCCACATAAAGTGCATAGCCATTTTGAATTACTTTCATATTTAAATGTTGATGTTAAATCTTTTTATGAAGCTAGGATTAAACTAGAGGCTGCAGGATTGTTAAAGACTTTAGTTAAGAATAGTGGAGAAGATAGAGTATATGCATATCAATTAATTAATCCCTTAGATACTCACAGCTTTTTTGCGGATGATTTACTAAGTGTTTCTTTATTACAAATAATTGGTGAAGATCGTTATTTAGATATTTTCCAAGAATTTGCTAAAGAACCTTTTGATGTTTCAGACTATAAAAATATTTCTAAAAATTTTTTAGAAGTATTCAATATTAAACAAAGTGAAATAGCTAAAACACCCACAGTAGTAAATAAAGTAAAGGATAATGTTAATAGGGTTAAGTCATTTGAAACTGGTACGAAAGATACAGTAAATGATGACTTTGACTTTAATTTGTTATTAGATATGCTTAGTCAATCATTTGTAAACGTTGCAGATGTTAAGAAGAGTGTGGATTTAATTAATGCTGAACATGAATTGTATGGTATTGATGAAATTCAAATGTCTAAATTAATAGAAAAAGCTACTAACGTTACTAACAATGTTTTCGATCCTCGTAAATTTAAAGTTATAGTATCTAGACAATTTAAAGAGAATCATGCTAGTTTGCAAGAAACTGCCGATGCTAGGGGTAACGAATCTCAAACTTCAGCAAGTGAATCTAGTTTAAGCAATGTAGAAAAGCAATTAGTGAAATCTACTCAAGAATATTCACCAGTAGAATTTTTAAATTATCTAAAAAAGGCTAAAGGTGGATATGTACGTTCTGCTGAAGAACGTATCTTAGCTGAAGTAGTGGAACGTGGTATTTTGAATGCTGAAGTTATTAATATGATTACTTATCATTTGTTGGTTGATCAAGATAAGTCGGGATTAAATAAGAGTTTGTTTGATGCCATTGCTGATAATTGGTCGCAACAACATATATCTAATTCATCTGAAGCCATCGAATATATTAAGAAACGAAAATCTGATAAGATAAAGCCTAAGCGTAACTATTCTAGAAGATACAATGGCCAAGCTAATGTTAAAGAAACCTTACCTGATTGGGCCAAAGATGGTTATGATAATAGTAAAAATGAAAAACAAGTCGATGAGACTAAGAAGAAAGAATTACAAGAGAGAATTAAGAAATTAAAGAATCGTAGAAAAGAGGGTTGA
- the yqeH gene encoding ribosome biogenesis GTPase YqeH: MTETNEMQNEEIRCIGCGAVIQTENPDELGYTPNSALEKGKESGEIYCQRCFRLRHYNEIMPVSLTDDDFLALLNQIRDANALIVYLVDVFDFNGSLIPGLHRFVGDNPIMLVGNKADLLPNSLRRSKLKDWIRQRSNEAGIRPIDVELVSAKTNESVDDLLTNINKYRKDRDVYVVGVTNVGKSTLINQIIRQNTGIQELITTSRFPGTTLDKITIDLDDGHELVDTPGIIHKEQMAHYLKGKDLKVVQPQKQIKPKVYQLNPEQTLFFGGVARFDYIHGDKKHGFTVYVENNLFIHRTKLENADNFYDKHFGELLTPPSKESIDDFPELERFEFKTERKSDLVFEGLGWITVPENVTVAGWAPKGANVLLRRAMI, from the coding sequence ATGACAGAGACTAATGAAATGCAAAATGAAGAGATTCGTTGTATAGGTTGTGGAGCAGTTATTCAAACGGAAAATCCAGATGAATTGGGATATACACCTAATTCTGCATTGGAAAAAGGAAAAGAAAGTGGCGAAATTTATTGCCAAAGATGTTTTAGATTACGTCATTATAATGAAATTATGCCTGTTAGTTTAACTGATGACGACTTTTTAGCTCTTTTAAATCAAATAAGAGACGCAAATGCTTTAATTGTTTACCTAGTCGATGTTTTTGATTTTAACGGGAGCTTAATTCCTGGATTACATCGTTTCGTAGGTGACAATCCTATTATGCTAGTGGGAAATAAAGCAGATTTATTACCTAATTCATTAAGACGTTCTAAGTTAAAGGATTGGATTAGACAACGTTCTAATGAAGCAGGTATTAGACCTATTGATGTTGAATTGGTATCTGCCAAAACTAATGAATCTGTAGATGATTTGTTAACAAACATTAACAAATACCGTAAAGATCGTGACGTTTACGTGGTAGGTGTTACTAATGTAGGTAAGTCTACTTTAATTAATCAAATCATTAGACAAAACACTGGTATTCAAGAATTAATCACTACTTCACGATTCCCTGGTACTACCTTAGATAAAATTACTATTGATTTAGATGATGGTCACGAATTAGTAGATACCCCAGGTATTATTCATAAAGAACAAATGGCTCATTATCTAAAGGGTAAAGATTTAAAAGTGGTACAACCACAAAAACAAATTAAGCCTAAGGTATATCAACTAAACCCAGAACAAACATTATTCTTTGGTGGAGTTGCACGTTTTGATTATATTCATGGTGATAAAAAGCATGGATTTACAGTTTATGTGGAAAACAATTTATTCATTCATAGAACTAAGTTAGAAAATGCTGATAACTTCTATGATAAGCACTTTGGTGAGTTATTAACTCCTCCAAGTAAAGAATCTATTGATGATTTTCCTGAATTGGAAAGATTTGAATTTAAGACAGAAAGAAAGAGTGACTTAGTATTTGAAGGATTAGGTTGGATAACTGTTCCTGAAAATGTTACTGTTGCAGGATGGGCTCCAAAGGGAGCAAATGTCTTATTAAGAAGAGCTATGATTTAG
- the coaE gene encoding dephospho-CoA kinase (Dephospho-CoA kinase (CoaE) performs the final step in coenzyme A biosynthesis.), whose protein sequence is MVEVIGLTGGIATGKSTVSSYLASQGYEIIDADKITHQVQAKGSTGLAAITAFFGKDILNDNGELNRKKLGAIVFSDSQKLTALTRIIDPYIRNEVNNRINNAKGDVIILDAPTLFENGYHFMCDKIVTVACNIDEQIKRVMNRDGLDKKAALQRINSQWSLDIKKKLSDETVDSSGSIMQTRAQVVKLFNNKD, encoded by the coding sequence ATGGTAGAAGTGATTGGATTAACTGGTGGTATAGCTACCGGTAAATCAACAGTATCTAGTTATTTAGCTAGTCAAGGTTATGAAATAATTGATGCAGATAAAATTACTCACCAAGTTCAAGCAAAAGGTAGTACTGGCTTAGCGGCTATTACTGCCTTTTTTGGCAAAGATATTTTGAACGATAATGGTGAGTTAAATCGAAAAAAATTAGGCGCAATAGTCTTTTCAGACTCACAAAAATTGACTGCTTTAACTAGAATTATAGATCCTTACATTCGAAATGAAGTTAACAATCGAATCAATAATGCGAAGGGAGATGTCATCATTTTAGATGCTCCCACATTGTTTGAAAATGGATATCATTTTATGTGTGATAAAATTGTAACTGTCGCATGTAATATAGATGAACAAATAAAAAGAGTAATGAATCGCGATGGATTGGATAAAAAAGCTGCACTGCAAAGAATTAATAGTCAATGGTCATTAGATATTAAGAAAAAATTGTCAGATGAAACCGTTGATAGTAGTGGCAGTATTATGCAAACACGCGCTCAAGTGGTAAAATTATTTAATAACAAAGATTGA